Proteins encoded in a region of the Nevskiales bacterium genome:
- a CDS encoding rubredoxin — translation MFCDSASDGGKTTARFQCTDCGYIYDEAQGDPHEGFPPGTRWAQIPDDWSCPDCAVRDKIDFKALDDQESA, via the coding sequence TTGTTTTGTGATTCCGCCAGTGACGGAGGCAAGACAACGGCGCGTTTCCAGTGCACGGACTGCGGTTACATCTACGACGAGGCGCAGGGGGATCCGCACGAAGGCTTCCCGCCGGGGACCCGCTGGGCGCAGATACCGGACGACTGGTCCTGCCCGGACTGCGCCGTGCGCGACAAGATCGATTTCAAAGCTTTGGACGACCAGGAATCAGCATGA